In Vibrio sp. 10N, the following proteins share a genomic window:
- a CDS encoding YjbF family lipoprotein codes for MKFKSTLIMCSLLTITACSQRFQDVNATLAEAFLGADDVVMTAEEIKALPYASAYVRINDGAQIFVVLAFAEPNTATGVTQYKWMSSDRALFVYEKGRLVKTIGLYGDNLHGVTRTEQTANSWRVNYDWMPDYRYGYQGIANRWADGNETINTAVASYQTEKYSERVQFDALDYPLINEYWQDSETGKTVRAVEYIGPQMAKVEFTVLKQPSM; via the coding sequence TTGAAGTTTAAATCCACGCTCATTATGTGCTCGTTATTGACGATAACGGCTTGCTCCCAGCGTTTCCAAGACGTAAACGCTACCTTAGCTGAGGCCTTTTTAGGTGCCGATGATGTGGTCATGACGGCTGAAGAAATCAAGGCTCTCCCCTACGCCAGTGCGTACGTTCGAATTAACGATGGCGCCCAGATCTTTGTGGTTTTAGCTTTTGCGGAGCCAAACACGGCGACAGGTGTCACTCAGTATAAATGGATGTCTTCAGACCGTGCTTTGTTTGTCTACGAAAAGGGTAGGTTAGTGAAAACCATAGGTCTCTATGGCGATAACCTCCATGGCGTCACCAGGACAGAGCAAACCGCCAACTCATGGCGAGTGAATTATGATTGGATGCCAGACTACCGTTATGGATATCAGGGCATTGCCAATCGATGGGCTGATGGCAACGAAACCATCAATACCGCTGTTGCAAGCTATCAAACAGAAAAATACAGCGAGCGAGTGCAGTTTGATGCGCTTGACTACCCACTAATCAATGAATACTGGCAAGACAGCGAAACGGGGAAAACCGTCCGCGCTGTAGAGTACATAGGCCCGCAAATGGCCAAAGTCGAATTCACAGTATTAAAACAACCTTCGATGTAA
- the waaF gene encoding lipopolysaccharide heptosyltransferase II, whose product MKILVIGPSWVGDMVMSQSLYIELKTRYPDATIDVLAPAWCEPILARMPQVNRSIEMPIGHGAFDLKGRWRIGRQLKQQGYTHAYVLPNSAKSALIPLFAGIPNRIGWKGESRYGLLTDLRPNKRIFQYYVERFVALASPKDAMLDEVRLETCPRPKLSVDERVQKQTLAKFSLTNDRVAIGMCPGAEFGPAKRWPDAHYAKVAQHAIDNGNQVWLFGSAKDREVTEKIRNALTPEAQQHCYNVAGNTSLIEAVDLLAACNTVISNDSGLMHVSAAVGCNIVAIYGSSSPDYTPPLGERVQIVNTDIECRPCFKRECPLGHMNCLKQLEPDMVIAKL is encoded by the coding sequence ATGAAGATCCTAGTCATAGGCCCCTCATGGGTCGGCGATATGGTTATGTCGCAAAGTCTCTACATTGAGCTCAAAACACGCTACCCAGATGCGACTATTGATGTGCTTGCTCCTGCCTGGTGCGAACCGATTCTTGCCAGAATGCCGCAAGTGAATCGCTCGATTGAAATGCCTATTGGGCATGGTGCTTTTGATTTAAAAGGGCGTTGGCGAATTGGCAGACAGCTCAAGCAGCAAGGCTATACGCACGCCTATGTACTACCCAACTCTGCAAAGTCTGCGTTAATACCACTGTTTGCGGGTATCCCTAATCGAATCGGCTGGAAAGGCGAGAGTCGTTATGGCTTGCTCACAGACTTACGCCCTAACAAACGTATTTTTCAATATTATGTGGAACGATTTGTCGCACTCGCGAGTCCAAAAGACGCCATGTTGGATGAAGTACGCTTGGAGACCTGCCCGCGACCTAAGCTATCGGTGGATGAGCGTGTTCAAAAACAAACGCTGGCGAAGTTCTCGCTAACCAACGACAGAGTGGCGATTGGCATGTGTCCTGGTGCTGAGTTTGGTCCAGCGAAACGCTGGCCAGATGCGCACTACGCCAAGGTAGCACAACATGCCATAGACAATGGTAACCAAGTTTGGCTATTCGGCTCGGCAAAAGATCGCGAAGTGACGGAAAAAATTCGCAATGCTCTGACGCCAGAGGCGCAGCAACATTGTTATAACGTGGCGGGTAACACTTCGCTTATTGAAGCGGTGGATTTACTGGCGGCTTGCAATACCGTGATCAGTAACGATTCCGGGCTCATGCACGTATCGGCAGCCGTGGGGTGTAATATAGTGGCAATTTATGGCTCGAGCTCACCAGACTATACACCTCCTCTCGGTGAGCGTGTACAGATCGTAAATACTGATATAGAGTGTCGACCGTGCTTTAAGCGTGAGTGTCCTCTGGGGCATATGAATTGCTTAAAACAGCTCGAACCCGATATGGTTATCGCTAAGTTATAG
- a CDS encoding polysaccharide deacetylase family protein, whose amino-acid sequence MNILMALSQLEVTGAEVYATTVGNELTARGHNVFYVSDTLTKPHNGDFFSLRFNKRSVPRRFWHVGYLIYLIKKHNIQLVHAHSRASSWSCHVACKITNTPMVTTVHGRQPVHASRKKFHAMGDKALPVCEAIRDQLHNDLAVPLEQMEVSRNGIETDKFQWLGAPQNTKPVVTIVGRLSGPKGELCYRLLDECLDAEKYDIRVVTGSKFESRFERFSSSVNFVGYTDDVPAMLGEADLVIGAGRVAMEALLCGRPTLAIGEATCIGIVDENNVDNAMATNFGDIGPVDLDIDFTQIAALVEKGLNSSHCSQTTSDTIRGNYSLTNIVDDIERIYQDVYVTTLKREMPVIMYHRFIKDDSGKGVHGTYLHIDMFDKHMALLKKMGFETLTFEDLQDGRLIRRLEANKRYIMLTVDDGYVDNLELMLPVLQKYDFKAVVYVVTGETFNRWDVENPSNPEKSVPLMNAKQVKLLAESGHIEIGGHTLTHPKLDTLSDEQQRFEIVENKKALESTLGKTLTSFAYPFGEHNQASKQIAKEAGYQYAVATNSGPLAFHQDPYQIRRIAIFPKTDVFGLWRKVRGNYLFRKVKS is encoded by the coding sequence ATGAACATTCTTATGGCTCTGTCCCAACTCGAAGTGACTGGGGCTGAGGTTTACGCTACTACGGTAGGTAATGAACTGACAGCTCGGGGCCATAATGTGTTTTATGTCTCTGACACCCTAACCAAGCCACACAACGGCGATTTTTTCTCACTGCGTTTTAATAAGCGCAGTGTGCCGCGCCGTTTTTGGCACGTGGGCTATCTGATTTATCTCATCAAAAAGCACAACATCCAGCTGGTGCATGCCCATTCACGCGCTTCAAGCTGGAGCTGTCATGTAGCTTGTAAAATCACCAACACACCGATGGTCACAACCGTACACGGTCGCCAACCTGTGCACGCCTCCCGTAAGAAGTTTCACGCGATGGGCGATAAAGCTCTGCCTGTATGTGAAGCCATTCGTGATCAGCTCCATAACGACTTGGCGGTACCATTAGAACAGATGGAAGTCAGTCGTAACGGTATTGAAACCGACAAGTTTCAGTGGCTGGGCGCCCCGCAAAATACCAAACCGGTTGTCACCATTGTTGGTCGCTTAAGCGGTCCAAAAGGTGAGCTCTGCTATCGCCTACTCGATGAGTGTTTGGATGCTGAAAAGTACGACATTCGAGTCGTCACGGGCTCTAAGTTTGAGTCACGATTTGAAAGGTTTTCATCAAGCGTCAACTTTGTGGGCTACACCGATGATGTACCAGCCATGCTTGGTGAAGCGGATTTAGTCATAGGTGCTGGCCGAGTTGCCATGGAAGCGCTGCTTTGCGGCAGACCGACACTGGCGATTGGTGAAGCGACGTGCATTGGCATTGTCGATGAAAACAATGTCGATAACGCCATGGCAACGAACTTTGGTGATATTGGCCCTGTCGATCTCGATATCGACTTTACCCAAATTGCTGCTCTGGTCGAAAAGGGGCTAAACAGTTCGCATTGCTCGCAAACCACCAGCGATACTATTCGAGGCAACTACAGCCTTACCAACATCGTTGATGATATCGAACGTATTTACCAAGATGTCTACGTTACGACGCTCAAGCGTGAAATGCCGGTCATCATGTACCACCGTTTTATCAAAGACGACAGTGGCAAAGGCGTCCACGGTACCTATCTGCATATTGATATGTTCGATAAGCATATGGCGCTACTCAAAAAGATGGGCTTTGAGACGTTAACATTCGAAGACTTACAAGATGGCCGCCTCATCAGACGTTTAGAAGCCAACAAGCGCTATATCATGCTGACTGTCGATGATGGTTACGTTGATAACCTAGAACTCATGCTTCCAGTTTTGCAAAAGTATGACTTTAAAGCAGTGGTGTACGTGGTGACTGGCGAAACCTTTAATCGTTGGGATGTTGAGAATCCATCCAACCCTGAGAAATCTGTACCTCTGATGAATGCAAAGCAAGTCAAACTATTGGCCGAGTCTGGGCACATCGAGATTGGCGGTCACACCCTCACTCACCCGAAACTTGATACCTTGAGCGATGAACAGCAGCGTTTTGAAATCGTCGAAAACAAGAAAGCGCTTGAATCAACCTTGGGTAAAACGCTCACCTCATTCGCTTACCCATTTGGTGAGCACAATCAAGCCTCTAAGCAAATTGCCAAGGAAGCGGGCTATCAATATGCGGTCGCCACCAATTCCGGGCCATTGGCGTTTCATCAAGACCCGTATCAGATCCGCCGTATTGCGATTTTCCCGAAAACCGATGTATTTGGTCTGTGGCGAAAAGTTCGCGGCAATTACCTATTTAGAAAAGTGAAATCATGA
- a CDS encoding capsule biosynthesis GfcC family protein, protein MFYHGWRNIKWLNSRFLSRVMLPRVLAYPLVVFITFAATFPASSAELSIMLQQQSVRLEYPQPARLDTILRDTNNQAQLANVQLDYLQAQLFSLDKQSSIDSKKVQVVAQLKALQAHDASIGAYKILNHIESSQFQYREFTSLDYDEVQSLRNGNPQLVGHYHLNIGARNNKINFLGAVEQPESIVHQAQWFLADYFNALGGIRLDSASHSSAFVIQPDGKVMEIAYGIWNFQPHFLAPGAIVYVPFKSLPSEFSSLNQDIADLLRHKVNHNE, encoded by the coding sequence ATGTTCTATCACGGATGGCGAAATATTAAATGGTTAAACAGCCGCTTTTTGTCGCGAGTAATGCTGCCGCGAGTATTGGCTTATCCCCTTGTTGTTTTTATTACATTTGCCGCAACTTTCCCTGCGAGCAGTGCCGAGTTATCAATCATGCTGCAGCAGCAGTCGGTTAGGTTGGAGTACCCTCAACCAGCACGACTGGATACGATTCTAAGAGACACCAACAACCAAGCACAGCTCGCGAATGTGCAGTTGGACTATTTGCAAGCTCAGTTATTCTCCCTAGATAAGCAATCGTCTATTGATAGCAAAAAAGTCCAAGTCGTCGCTCAGCTTAAAGCGCTTCAGGCACACGATGCGAGCATTGGTGCATACAAGATTCTAAATCACATCGAAAGTTCGCAATTTCAATACCGTGAGTTCACTTCACTAGACTATGACGAGGTGCAGTCGCTACGAAACGGCAATCCACAATTGGTGGGTCACTATCACCTCAACATTGGCGCTCGCAATAACAAGATAAATTTTTTAGGTGCAGTCGAGCAGCCGGAGAGCATTGTCCATCAAGCACAATGGTTCTTAGCTGATTACTTTAATGCGCTAGGTGGCATTCGCTTGGATAGTGCTAGTCATAGCAGTGCATTCGTCATTCAGCCAGACGGCAAAGTGATGGAGATAGCCTATGGCATATGGAACTTTCAACCTCATTTTTTGGCACCCGGTGCAATAGTCTACGTGCCTTTTAAATCCCTTCCATCAGAATTTTCAAGCCTAAATCAAGACATAGCCGACTTGCTGCGCCACAAGGTGAATCACAATGAATAA
- a CDS encoding glycosyltransferase, with protein sequence MSAKHYDNTDNSATIEVIMAAYNNVRDMRLVFEGYLRQTDTDFSLCVTDDGSGPEVKALVDVYRALGLNIRHLWQEDKGYRRALALNKAIASSQCDFIIMTDNDCIPSQYFIEDYRQRLGRDTMLFGRRVDLYQGASQLIREHNVALKQTESVFWLLSQALKKGLKRPEMAIRFPEPILKYWNRKPRGAIGANLAVPRHALLEVNGFDADYEGYGMEETDLVWRLEKWGLKPKTVLGRCALFHLYHKEKQQGPEAMQMFEQKKKLNLTRCLNGIDQIRETE encoded by the coding sequence ATGTCTGCTAAGCATTACGACAACACGGACAACAGTGCGACCATTGAAGTCATCATGGCCGCCTACAACAATGTGCGAGATATGCGATTGGTGTTCGAGGGGTATTTGCGTCAAACCGATACCGACTTTTCTCTTTGTGTGACTGACGATGGTTCAGGACCAGAAGTGAAAGCCCTAGTGGATGTCTATCGTGCTCTTGGCTTGAATATTCGCCACCTTTGGCAAGAAGACAAAGGCTACCGTCGAGCACTGGCGTTAAACAAAGCCATTGCCAGTTCACAGTGTGACTTTATTATCATGACGGACAACGATTGCATCCCTTCACAGTACTTTATCGAAGATTATCGACAAAGGCTTGGTCGCGACACCATGCTATTTGGTCGTAGAGTCGACTTGTACCAAGGTGCTAGTCAGCTTATCCGTGAACATAACGTGGCTTTAAAGCAGACCGAATCCGTATTTTGGCTGTTAAGCCAAGCACTAAAAAAAGGGTTAAAGCGACCAGAAATGGCTATCAGGTTTCCAGAACCTATCCTTAAATATTGGAACCGAAAACCTCGAGGGGCTATTGGTGCTAACCTAGCCGTGCCACGTCATGCTCTGCTTGAAGTAAATGGCTTTGATGCGGATTACGAAGGCTACGGCATGGAAGAAACCGACCTCGTGTGGCGCTTAGAAAAGTGGGGGCTTAAACCTAAAACGGTACTCGGGCGCTGTGCCCTATTCCATCTCTACCACAAAGAGAAACAGCAAGGCCCTGAAGCCATGCAAATGTTCGAGCAAAAGAAAAAGCTGAATTTAACGCGCTGCTTAAATGGCATCGACCAAATTAGAGAAACCGAATGA
- a CDS encoding YjbH domain-containing protein, which produces MNNKRLTPSILSAAIATVLSTVSYGDVFEPATLSPSQSDFGGVGLMQMPTGRMAAEGEISINGDWTEHYHKYNVSLQLMPWFETTIRYTLVQDLLYSSDPSFSGDTKYTDKGIDFKIRLLEEGDYLPETSVGFRDFGGTGLFDGEFVAATKRFGNVDFTLGMGWGYLGTRDNIANPFCKVSDGYCRRPSDTKGSGGMVDYERWFKGPAALFGGIEYQTPWQPLRLKLEYDSNDYSQDFPVVRAGVDMTPATPWNVGALYRVGDWGDIRASYQRGNAVALGVTLRTNFNDTKAYWLDEPMPEPRPTQVANSVDEVDWDKLAGELNAIAGYDDVAIVRSGDAVTIVGKQKKYRDRDEARERAARILANHLPAKITTYNIIETNLNLPQTETQIDANTFKQVAQEQPLDRQLTDSMSEKEIESNVSTETAAIEYDGFDRFQYSFRPTLAQSIGSAENFYLYELGIDGTADVWATKNLNLSGTVHLNVVDNYDKFNYIVPPDGTNVPRVRTLFRAYVSDNTLWVKNLQATYFQEFGNGFYGQVYGGYLETMFAGAGGELLYRPLNRNWAISADINLVSQRDPRSAFGLFDQEDQNIPEFGRPFKAAVNQTTGFVTGYYMPQWSFLDSTLFKVGFGQFLAGDVGTRLDFSKQFKSGVIAGAYASFTNLSSEEFGEGSFTKGFYVSIPFDIMTVKPSANRAFFNWQPLTRDGGQMLGRKYELFSVTDARSPWTSRPSSVD; this is translated from the coding sequence ATGAATAATAAGCGATTAACGCCTTCAATATTGTCCGCGGCAATCGCCACAGTGTTAAGTACAGTGTCCTATGGTGATGTGTTTGAACCCGCAACATTGTCGCCATCACAATCGGACTTTGGTGGTGTAGGCCTTATGCAAATGCCAACAGGGCGAATGGCTGCGGAAGGGGAAATTAGTATTAATGGTGACTGGACCGAACATTACCATAAATACAACGTTAGCTTGCAGTTGATGCCTTGGTTTGAAACCACCATTCGTTACACCTTGGTGCAGGATTTACTTTATAGCAGCGACCCGAGCTTTAGTGGTGATACCAAATACACAGACAAGGGGATTGATTTTAAGATCCGCTTGTTAGAAGAGGGAGACTACCTGCCAGAAACCTCGGTAGGTTTTAGAGATTTTGGTGGTACCGGGCTGTTCGATGGTGAGTTTGTTGCAGCTACAAAGCGCTTTGGTAATGTCGATTTTACGTTAGGGATGGGCTGGGGTTACCTAGGCACTCGCGATAATATCGCTAACCCGTTTTGTAAAGTAAGTGATGGTTATTGTAGACGCCCTTCAGATACCAAAGGATCTGGTGGTATGGTCGACTATGAACGCTGGTTTAAAGGACCAGCAGCACTGTTCGGCGGCATCGAATACCAAACACCCTGGCAACCGCTGCGTCTCAAACTTGAATATGACTCGAATGACTACTCTCAAGACTTTCCTGTGGTGCGGGCTGGCGTTGACATGACACCAGCCACACCTTGGAACGTTGGTGCGCTGTATCGTGTTGGTGATTGGGGGGATATTCGTGCTAGCTATCAGCGTGGCAATGCCGTTGCATTGGGGGTGACACTTCGCACTAATTTTAACGATACCAAAGCGTATTGGTTGGATGAACCAATGCCAGAACCACGTCCCACCCAAGTCGCCAATAGTGTCGATGAAGTTGATTGGGACAAACTGGCGGGTGAGCTAAATGCGATTGCTGGCTATGATGATGTAGCTATTGTGCGCAGCGGAGATGCGGTAACGATTGTCGGTAAGCAGAAAAAATACCGCGACCGAGACGAGGCGCGCGAGCGAGCCGCACGTATTTTAGCGAATCATCTTCCAGCTAAAATCACCACTTACAACATCATAGAAACCAATCTCAATTTACCGCAAACCGAGACTCAAATTGATGCTAACACATTCAAACAAGTCGCGCAGGAGCAGCCACTAGATCGTCAGCTTACCGACTCGATGTCAGAGAAAGAGATCGAAAGCAATGTCAGCACGGAAACGGCAGCAATAGAATATGACGGCTTTGATCGCTTTCAATACTCGTTTAGACCAACGCTAGCGCAGTCGATAGGCTCTGCAGAGAACTTCTACCTGTATGAGTTGGGTATCGATGGAACGGCTGATGTTTGGGCAACGAAAAATCTCAATCTATCCGGTACGGTGCATTTAAACGTTGTCGATAACTACGACAAGTTTAATTACATTGTCCCGCCAGATGGTACTAACGTACCTAGGGTTCGAACCCTGTTTAGGGCTTATGTGTCTGACAACACCTTATGGGTGAAAAACTTGCAAGCGACGTACTTTCAAGAGTTTGGCAATGGATTTTATGGTCAAGTCTATGGTGGCTACTTAGAAACCATGTTTGCGGGTGCGGGTGGTGAGTTGCTTTATCGTCCTCTAAATCGAAATTGGGCGATCAGCGCCGACATCAACTTAGTATCGCAGCGCGACCCAAGAAGCGCTTTTGGTCTGTTCGACCAAGAAGACCAGAACATCCCAGAGTTCGGCAGGCCATTCAAAGCGGCAGTGAATCAAACCACAGGCTTTGTTACGGGCTACTACATGCCACAGTGGTCATTCCTGGACAGCACGCTATTCAAAGTTGGGTTTGGTCAGTTCCTCGCAGGAGATGTTGGTACTCGTTTGGACTTCTCAAAACAGTTTAAAAGCGGTGTGATTGCTGGCGCTTACGCGAGTTTTACCAACTTGAGTTCAGAGGAGTTTGGTGAAGGTAGCTTTACCAAAGGCTTTTACGTCTCAATACCATTTGACATTATGACGGTCAAACCGAGCGCCAATCGTGCGTTCTTCAACTGGCAGCCGCTAACTCGAGATGGGGGACAGATGCTTGGACGTAAGTATGAGCTATTTAGCGTGACTGATGCTAGATCACCTTGGACGTCGAGACCTAGCAGCGTTGATTAA
- the rfaD gene encoding ADP-glyceromanno-heptose 6-epimerase has protein sequence MIIVTGGAGMIGSNIIKALNAAGLNDILVVDNLKNGRKFKNLVDLDITDYMDRDDFLTQVMAGDDFGPIEAVFHEGACSATTEWDGKYVMLNNYEYSKELLHYCLDREIPFLYASSAATYGETTVFKEERQYEGALNVYGYSKQQFDNYVRRLWADAEAHGETLSQITGFRYFNVYGPREQHKGSMASVAFHLNNQMNAGENPKLFAGSEHFIRDFVYVGDVANVNLWFLENGVSGIFNCGTGNAESFEAVASAVIKHHGKGEIENIPFPDHLKGAYQEFTQADLTNLRAAGCDIEFKTVAEGVAEYLAIVNK, from the coding sequence ATGATCATTGTAACCGGTGGTGCTGGCATGATTGGCAGCAATATTATCAAGGCACTTAACGCAGCTGGCTTGAATGATATTTTGGTTGTCGACAACCTAAAAAATGGGCGTAAGTTCAAAAACTTAGTTGACCTAGATATCACAGATTACATGGATCGTGATGACTTCCTTACTCAAGTCATGGCGGGTGATGACTTCGGTCCAATTGAAGCGGTTTTCCATGAAGGCGCTTGCTCTGCAACGACGGAGTGGGATGGCAAGTACGTGATGCTTAACAACTATGAGTACTCGAAAGAGTTACTGCATTACTGTTTGGATCGTGAAATTCCATTTTTGTATGCGTCATCTGCAGCAACTTATGGTGAAACGACCGTATTTAAAGAAGAGCGCCAATATGAAGGTGCGCTCAATGTTTACGGTTACTCAAAGCAGCAGTTTGATAACTATGTTCGTCGCCTATGGGCAGATGCAGAAGCACATGGTGAAACATTGTCTCAAATCACAGGTTTCCGTTACTTCAACGTTTACGGCCCTCGTGAGCAGCACAAAGGCAGCATGGCGTCGGTCGCGTTCCACCTTAACAACCAAATGAATGCGGGTGAGAACCCAAAACTGTTTGCTGGTAGTGAACACTTTATTCGCGATTTTGTTTACGTGGGCGATGTGGCAAACGTGAACCTTTGGTTCCTGGAAAACGGCGTATCTGGCATCTTTAACTGTGGCACTGGCAACGCTGAAAGTTTTGAAGCGGTGGCAAGTGCTGTGATTAAGCACCACGGTAAAGGTGAAATTGAAAACATTCCTTTCCCTGATCACCTAAAAGGCGCATACCAGGAGTTTACCCAAGCTGACTTGACTAACTTGCGCGCAGCGGGTTGTGATATTGAATTTAAGACGGTTGCTGAGGGTGTAGCTGAGTATTTAGCGATTGTGAATAAGTAA